TTGAATGATCCCAAAACCAACCTGCGAAATTCAGGTTCCAGATTTTTCGACTCCTGATACCAGAAAACAAAGATGTCCTGGTATTTATCTACGTGAAGCGCATAATACCTGATTGTCTCTTTCAATGCTGTCAACGGATTGGACTTGTTCAGTATCTTTTCGATCTCTTTTATCAGTTCCTCCTGCCATTGATTATTCATTTCAATGAAAAGGATCATAAGATCTGCTTTTGACGGAACATAGTAATAAAGGTGTCCGATGCTCATACCGCAACGGTTTGCAATATCGCGGGTTGTGGTCTTCAGGTAGCCCTTTTTCACAAAGAGATAAGCCGCTGCCTCTAATATCTCCAGCTTCCTCTTGCTATAGGCCACCCCTTTTCTGGGCTTGCTTTTTACAGTCGCCATGCTGAAAACATTATACCCGAAACCGGTATTTGACACAGCCAGGAATCGTTAGTATATAATAGGTCAATCGCTCGAACTATTATATCACTGGGTAAAATGCACCATTTATCAGATATTTACATACCCGGAGGTTTAATCTTTTTGATGAGGAGCAACTTACAGGGGACCGTCATCGTAGCGTACGGCATTTGGAGGAATATAAATGAGTGATACTATTGCTCCCGTCAAAACTGAACAGAGGAGGGCCATTAATAGGCTGAAGAGCATGTACCCTCTGCGCAACCTGGTGCAGCAGGACTATCTGAATACT
This genomic window from Dehalococcoidia bacterium contains:
- a CDS encoding TetR/AcrR family transcriptional regulator, which codes for MATVKSKPRKGVAYSKRKLEILEAAAYLFVKKGYLKTTTRDIANRCGMSIGHLYYYVPSKADLMILFIEMNNQWQEELIKEIEKILNKSNPLTALKETIRYYALHVDKYQDIFVFWYQESKNLEPEFRRLVLGSFNRTSEKLQLLIEKGCKQGYFKCNYPRLVATNIEVLITAWAFRRWDLRHDYNLDNFIKDQTDFIVKALRSGKW